Within the Polaribacter pectinis genome, the region ATTACGAAGTGCCTAAAGTTTTAAAACAAAAGGTGTTGAATGATGTTAACATGATAAAATTAACTTTAGACATTGCTGATTTGTTTATGGTGAAATATCCAAATACTGTTAGTGACTTTTTTACTGCAAATAAAAGGAATACTAAAGACAACAACCAAAACTAAACCACATGAAATTGCTAACTCTAAAATTAGAATCAGATTTTAATTTTCTACAAAACCTGTGGGGTGATTTTGTAGATTTTCTGCCACAATTACTTAAAGGAATTGCTTTTTTAATTATTGGTTGGTTACTTATTAAATTTATTTTATTCATCATAAAAAAAGCATTAGGCTTTACTAACATAGATAGTTTACCAGAAAAATTAAATGTTGATGAGATTTTTGGAAATTCTTCTTTAAAAATTCAACCTACAAAAATTATAGTTACAGTTATAAAATGGATTCTTATTTTAGTTTTTATAATTGTTGGGTCAGAATTATTAGGTTTAAGAATGATTTCTGAACAATTAAGTAATTTAATTTCATATTTACCAAAACTAATAAGTGCCTTAATAATTTTTGCAATTGGTATTTATGTAGCTAATTTAGTAAAGAACGCATTAACTTCTTTGTTTAAATCTTTAGAACTAACTGGTGGTAATTTAGTAGGTAATATTGCTTTTTATATTATTGCTATTGTTGTTTCTGTAACAGCATTAAATCAAGCAGGCATTAATACAGATTTAATTACCAATAATTTGTCTATTATATTGGGTGCTATTTTAGCCTCTTTTACAATAGCATTTGGTTTAGGATCTAGAGATGTAATAAAAAGATTGTTATTTGGATATTATTCTCGTAAGAATATACAAGTAGGTCAGACTATAAAGGTAGAAGGTTTAGAAGGAGTAGTAGAATCTATAGATAATATTTGTTTGATTTTATTAACTAAAAACGGTAAGTTAGTTTTACCAATAAAAGACATAGTAGATAATAAGATTGAAATTATAAATTAATAATATTTAAAATTTGATAGAGTGTTGGGGGACAATTTATCATCGTGATTTATTTCACAAAAAAAGAGACCGTGAAAACGGTCTCTTTAATTTTATATAAAAATAATAGTCTAAAATAAACCGTTTATTTGTGCGTCTATTCTATCTATAATGTATCCTAAATCTTCTTGATTTTCTACAAAATCTAAATTATCTACATCAATAATTAATAATTTTCCTTTTGTGTAAGTAGAAATAAAAGCTTCATAACGCTCATTTAATCTGCTTAAATAATCGATACTTATTGAGTTTTCATAATCTCTTCCACGTTTGTGAATTTGCCCAACCAAAGTAGAAATGTCTGCACGTAAATAAATTAATAAATCTGGCGGAGTTACCAAGTTTTCCATTAATTCAAATAGAGAGCTGTAATTGCTGAAATCTCTATTGGTCATTAAACCCATTGCATGCAAGTTTGGTGCAAAAATATGCGCATCTTCATAAATGGTTCTGTCTTGTATAATGTTTTTACCCGTTTCTCGTAATTCTAAGATTTGACGAAAACGACTGTTTAAAAAGTAAACCTGTAAATTAAAAGACCAACGTTCCATTTCTCCATAAAAATCGTCTAAATACGGATTCTCATCAACAGACTCAAAATGAGGTTTCCATTTATAATGTTTGGCTAATAGTTTGGTTAGTGTGGTTTTACCAGCACCAATATTTCCTGCGATTGCAACGTGCATATTTAATATTGAATAAAATTAAAAAGGGATGCTAAAGGTACTAAAATTTTGCAACTACAAAAGCATTAACATAGCAATTTATAACCGAAACCTCTTACATTCATAATTTGAATAGTATCGTCATTTCTTAATTTTTTACGAAGTTTACTTATAAACACATCCATGCTTCTGGCGTTAAAGAAATCGTCATTTCCCCAAAGTTTATTTAAAATAAAAGTTCTGTCTAAAACTTCGTTTTTCTTTTCAACCAAATAAAATAATAATTCGGCTTCTCTATGTGTAAGTTGAACAATTTCTGAAGAATGTATTAGTGTTTGCTTGGTGAAATTAAAAGTATAATTTCCTATTTTAATGTTTTCTATATTAGGCTTTAATTCAATTCTATTTAACAAAGACTTAATTCTAACAATTAATTCTTCCATTGAAAAAGGTTTTTTTAAATAATCATTTCCACCATTATTAAAACCTTCTAAAACATCTGATGTTTGCGATTTTGCTGTTAGAAAAATTATAGGAATATGTTTGTTTTCTAATCTGATTTCTTTTGCTAAAGTAAATCCGTCTTTTAAAGGCATCATTACATCTAAAACTAAAATGTCTGGTTTTTCTGTTTGATATACTTCGTAAGCTTTTTCACCATTTTCTGCATGAAACACAACAAAATCTCTAGATTCTAAACTCTCTTTTACAATCATTCCTAAACTTGCTTCATCTTCTGCTAAAAGGACTTTTACTTTATTCATTTGGCAAGTTTATTTTAAAAATGGTATTATTTTTTGTGGATGATAAACTGATGTTTCCAAGATGTTTTTCGATGATTTTTTTACAATAATACAAACCAATTCCAAAGCCTTTTACATCATGTGTGTTTCCTTTAGGAACTCTATAAAATTTATCAAAAATCTTTTCTTGTTGGCTTTTTTCAATACCATTTCCATCATCTGCAACAGTAATTTCTGTTGTATTTAAAATAGAATTTATATTTATTTCAATTGTATTTCCACCATATTTTATGGCATTGTCAACTAGGTTAGAAATTACATTTTCGAAATGAAAAACATCAATATTTAAATAAATGGGTTCCACATTTGTAGAAAAAAATAAATCTTTATTATTGGCTAACATTTTATGTTTGCCAACTAATTTTTCTATAATTTCAACAATATTTATTTTTTCTTTTTTAAGTATTAATTGCTCGCTATCTAAAGTTGCAGTTTCTAACAATTTTTCCACCATTTGGTGTAATTTTTTTAACTGAAGAGAAGACATAGAAAGGTATTTTTTGGTCTTTTCTTTATCGTCTAAAACATTAAAGTTTTCTATAGCTTCAATTGCTGTAGAAACAGTAGCAATTGGTGTTTTAAACTCGTGTGTAATGTTACTGATTAAATCGTTTTTAATAGCCGCCAAATTTTTTTGTTGATTTATTATTTTCAACAAATAAAACAAACAAGAAATAATTAAAAGAGATAATAATAAGGATAATAAAATGCCTAATGAGCTTCTTTTTAAAGCTTCATAATTAGGGTTGTTATATAAAAGTTTAAAAGCTTCGTCTTTTTTAACGTAAGTAGATTTAGAGCTTACAGAAAATATTTCAGAATTTAAAATAGTATCATTTGTTTGGTGGAATAACGTATCATTTTTTAAATGATGAAAACTTGTTTTTATATCAAGACCTTTTTGTTTCAATTGCTTTTCAATAAGCGAGTCTATTTTTTCATATGCAACAGATTGATCTAGAAACGAAATAAAAATAGGTTTTAGATTGGTAAAAAACTTTAAACTGTCTGCCGCTTTTTTTCCTTTAAAATATTTTATGGCTGTTTTTGTTCCATTTTCATGGAGTGTGTAACCATTTTTGTCATCTGTAAATTGCGATATTATTTTTACTGAATTCTTTTTATTTTTTTCAAGAGAATCTCCTTTTTCATTAAATTTGGCAACAAAATTTTTTGTAGAATTTAGCATCGAATCTATCTGATCTTTGGATAGATTTTCATCCGATGAAATTTTAATATTATTAATAGTTATTTTAGCTTCTTCATTTTTAGAAGTGTTCTTTTTTAACTTCTTAATAATAGAGTCTAACGTATGTTTTTCATGTGAGTTTTCTTCACTATCAAGATTATTTGAATCAATAATAGTGAGAAAATCATTTTTAGCAAGTGTAGAATAATACTCTTCTACTGCGTTGTCTAAACTTAATTGAATTTCATTAGTAACTCTTTGTTTATTTTCCTCGTAGTTTTTATAGTTCCAATAGAATTGTACAGCAATTGTTGTTACAATTGTTGCTGTAATAAAATAAAAAATCCATTGATATTTTTTGGTATTCATATTTCAAAGATAGTTAGTATTTTTAATAAAAACAGCGGGTTAACACTCGTTAACACTTGTTAACTAAAGAAACAGATTTTGTGTAACATCTTTGTAAAGTATAAATGTAAAACCAAAATATATAAATTATGAAATCTATAATAACCGTATTTGCTGTATTAATCACTTTTGCTTTCAATGCGCAAAATTTTCAAGGAAAAGCAATTTACAAAACAAGCAGTAAAAGCAATTTTAAAATAGGAGATGAGAAAGGTGTTAGTGACAAAATGCAAGAAGAATTGCGCAAGCGTATTCAAAAAATGAGTCAAAAAACATTTGTATTAGAGTTTGATAAACATTCATCAACTTATAAAGAAGAAGTTCAGTTAGAAGCACCAAAACCACAATTAGGAACTGGCGTTAAAGTTTTTTCTTTTGGTGGTTCTGGAGCTAGTGATGTTTATTTTAAAAACGTAAAAGAAAACAGGTTTGCGAATCAAACAGAAATTCAAGGAAAACGTTTTTTAGTGAAAGATACATTACCAAGCTATTCTTGGGAATTGTCTTCAGAAACTAAAAATATTGGCAACTATACATGTTATAAAGCTACTTTTTCTAAAGAAGAAGAAAAGATAAATCATATTATAAAAGATGGAGAAAGTGTTGAAGAAAAAAAGAAAGAGACAGTTGTTACAACAGCTTGGTATACAACACAAATACCGGTAAATAATGGGCCAAAAAACTACCAAGGTTTACCAGGTTTTGTTTTAGAAATTAATGATGGAAAAACCACTATAGTTTGTACAGAAATTATTTTAAATCCATCAGAAAAAAATAGCATTGATGAGCCATTAAAAGGAAAAGTGGTTTCACTAAAAGAGTATCATAAAATTAAAGAAGAAAAAACAAAAGAAATGATGGAGAAATTTAAAAGTAGAAATGGTTTTGATATAGGAAACGGAATCAATATTAAAATGGGAGGCTAATAAATTGTTTATTTTTTTAATGTGGTTAAACCTTTAAGTTTTTTTTAAGTCATATCTGTGATTATTAAAACAAAATTTATGAAATCTATTTTTATATTTCTTTTAGCCTTTGTTACTGTAACAACATTTGCTCAAAAAGACTTTCAGGGTAAAGCAACTTACATGTCTAAAACTACTATGGACATGAGTAATTTTGGTAGAGGAGGAAGACAAATGTCCGAAGCTCAAAAAAAACAAATTGCAGAAAGAATGAAATCGATGTTGGAGAAAACTTTTATTTTAAGTTTCAATAAAACAGCATCTATATATAAAGAAGATGCAAAATTAGCAGCTCCAACTGCAGATGGTGGAAGAGGGTTTAGATTTGGCGGTTTTGCTGGTGGTGGTACAAAGTACAAAAACACTAAAGAAAATGTTGCTTTAGAGTCTACCGAACTTTTTGGTAAGAAGTTTTTAATCTCTGATAAAATGGAACAACCAAAATGGGAGCTTGGTAGTGAGACAAAACAAATTGGGAACTATACTTGTTTTAAAGCAACTTTAATTAAAGATGTAGATCCTTTAGATTTTTCTAACATGAGAAGAAGAGGAAATAGAAATAATGATAAAGATGAAACTAAAAAAGATTCTACAAAGGTTACCAAACTTTCAGAAGAAATAGAAATTCCAAAACAGGTAGAAGTTACTGCTTGGTACACACCACAAATACCTGTAAGTAATGGCCCTGCAGAGTATTGGGGTTTACCGGGTCTAATTTTAGAGATTAATTCTGGTAGAACAACCGTTTTATGTACAGAAATAATTATTAATCCTGCTGAAAAAGAAGATATAGAAAAGCCAACTAAAGGCAAAAAAATTACCAGAGAAGAATACAACACCACTGTTAAAGAAAAAATGGAAGAAATGAGAGAGAGATTTAGTGGCGGTAGAAATGGTGGTAGAAGAGGAGGAAGATTTTAATTGTAAAATAAAATATGTTTACACAAATGAAAAAATTACTATTAGTAACCATTTTTATGGTTACACTGGTTTCTACTGCACAAGTTAAATTAACAGGTATTGTTAAAGATAGTATAGGGGAACCATTAGAAATGGCAAATGTTTTAGCAATTAATAATAAAACCAAAAAAATGACTTCTTATGGTTTTACAGATGCTAAAGGAAGATATAAGTTAGATTTAGATAAGAACGCTACTTTCGATGTTAAAATAAGTTATGTAGGTATGAAATCTTCAGATTTTGAAGTAGAAACGAAAGAGATAGATATTGTTAAAAATGTTACTTTGTATGAAGATAATATGTTAGATGGTATTAATATTGTTTCTAAGATGCCAGTAACTATTAGTGGAGATACTATTATTTACAATGCAGATTCTTTTAAAAACGGGTCCGAAAGAAAGCTAGAAGATGTATTAAAAAAGATTCCAGGAATGGAAGTGAATGATGAAGGAGAAATAGAAGTTGAAGGAAAGAAAGTTGGTAAATTAATGGTAGATGGTAAAGATTTCTTTGATGGAGACACTAAATTAGCTACTAAAAATATACCTGCAAATGCTGTTGATAAAGTTCAAGTTCTAAAAAATTATGGAGAAGTTGGTCAATTAAGTGGAGTGCAAAATAATGAAGATAATATTGCAATTAACATTAAATTAAAAGAGGGTAAAAAGAATTTTTGGTTTGGAGATGTTACTGCTGGTGGTGGAGATTCAGATAGAGAATCTTTATATCTTTTTCAACCAAAATTATTTTACTATAGTCCTAAATATAGCATCAATTTTATTGGAGATTTAAACAATATTGGCGAAGTTGCTTTTAGTGGAAGAGATGCTAGGAATTTTGGAGGTGGTTTTAGAGCACCAAGTAATAATAGCGGAACAAGCATTAATTTAGGAGGAAATAACAGTATTGGTCTATTAACTTTACAAAATAATAGAGCTAATTCTATAGAATCTAAACTTGCGGCATCTAATTTTAGTTATTCACCAAAATCAACTTTAGATATTAGTGGTTTTGCAATTTTTAGCAATAGTACTGTAGAGACCTTACAAAATACTTCGGTTTTGTATACAGACCCTAGTTTAGGAATACCAGATGAAAATACAGAAAGTAAATCTATACAAGATACCAATTCTGGACTTTTAAAATTTAGTGTTAATTACAAACCAAATGTAAATAATCAATTAGATTATGATATTTACGGAAGGATGTCTAAAGAAACTCAAAATCAAGATTTTTTCTCATCTAACTTGGGTAATATAGATCAGATAGAAAAAGGAACACCTTTTAGTATAAATCAGAATTTTAATTATTATTATACTTTAAATGAGAAAAATATATTTGCAATATCTGCACAATCTTTAATTCAAGATGAAGACCCAATATATAATGCAATTTTACAAGATAAGGCTTCATATTCAGATACTGGAGATGCTTTAGGATTAGATGATATGCAGAGTGGTTATGACATCAATCAGAATAAAAGAGTAAAAACAAATCAAATAGATGCAAAATTAGATTATTGGAATGTTTTAAATGACAAAAGTAATATTAACCTAACTTTAGGTACAATTTACAGTAAGCAAAATTTTGATTCAGATATTTTTCAAAGATTAGATGATGGAACTGAATTTGATGGAACACCAACTATAAATAATGGTTTAGATACAAATAATATAGACTACAGGTTTACAGATGTTTATTTAGGAACTCACTATCAATTTAAAACAGGTAAATTTACCATTACACCAGGTTTTACAGCACATTTGTATAATGTAGAAAATAATCAATTTAATATAGATTATGTAGATAATTTTTTTAGAGTGTTGCCAGATTTTAATATGAGAATTCAATTAAAACAAAGTGAAAACATTTCTTTAAACTACCAAATGCAAACGCAATTTACAGACGTAAATCAGTTTGCTAAAGGGTTGGTTTTAAATAGTTATAATTCAATTTTTTCTGGAAACCCAATTTTAGAAAATGCTTTAGCACACAATGCAAGTTTAAGATATTTTAGTTTTAACATGTTTAATTACACAAATGTTTTTGCAGCATTAAATTATAATAAAAGAATAGACCAAGTAACCACAAATGCAGAGTTTATTCCCGGAAGTGTTGTAAGTGTTAGAAGTCCAGATAATTCAGAATTTGCAAATGAATCATTAACATTTAGTGGTCGTTTTCAAAAAACATTTAGAAAATATAGAGCTTCAGTAAATGCAAATTTATCTTACAGTAAATTTGTGCAAGAAGTTAATAGTAACATTTCTAATAATGAAAACTATACACAAAACTATAGAGCAAGTTTTGGTACAAACTTTAGAAAAGCACCCAATGTTACTTTAAATTATTCGTTTACATTACAAGATTTAGATCAGGGACAAAGAAGAACAAAACGTTATACAAACGCACCTTCTGTAGAGTTTGATGCTTACATCTGGGAAAAATTAACCTTTAGAACCAAATACAGTTATACAGGTTTAACAGACGGAACATCAACTTTAAATAGTTTTGATTTTTGGGATGCTTCTTTAATTTACAGAACAAATAAAGATAGTAAATGGGAGTATCAAGTAAAAGCTACTAACTTATTAGACACAAGATCTCAAAGTAGTGCAAATGCAGGTAGTTTTTCTGTAAACACAGTAGATTACTTTATACAACCTAGATTTTTAACTTTTAGATTAATTTATCAATTATAAAATATTTTTTTTTTTGATTTTTAAAATGACTCAATTTTTTTGATTCATTTTTTATTTACTTTATATATTTTTGTAGATATGAGTCTACTAGCTTCTAAATCTCCAATTTATGCAACTGTTAAAAGTTTAGGAGCATTATTTGCATTTATAATTACAGGCCTTTTTATTGATAGCTCTTACATGGCAGAGCAAACAAAAAACGCACAATTTTATGCCAATATTATTATTGTAGTAGGTTTTGGTTTAGTGTTTCTACAAGTTAATAAAAGAGTTAAAGAACAAATGATAGCTGCTGTTATTATTGCAGTTCTTGGCGAATATCTTTTTTCAATTGCTTTAGGTATGTATACTTATAGATTAGAAAACGTACCACATTATATACCAATAGGTCATGCATTAGTTTACGTTGCAGTTCTTTATTTTTCTAAAGCAGCATCCATCAAAAAAAATAAAATAAAGATTGAAAGGTTTTTAACTATTTTCATACTTATTTATGCAACTGTTTTTTTAATTTTTAAGAATGATGTTTTTGGTTTTGTAATGACAATTGCAACACTTTTAATCTTAAGAAAGAAACCAAGAGAGCGCCTTTTTTATTTAACCATGTATATTACTGTAGCCTATTTAGAGATTATAGGAACTACTTATCAATGTTGGTGGTGGCCATCAACTGCATGGAATACGATTCCTTTTTTACCAAGTCATAACCCACCAAGCGGAATAAGTCTGTTTTACTTTTTATTAGATTTAGGTACTTTATGGCTTTACAAGCAACGTCATAGAATAACTTGGTCTAGAATGAAGAACATTAGAAAATTAAGAGAACAAGACATTTTTTTGAAAGAACTGTAATATATAGTAGTGTTTTCTTTTTATTTTATTCATATTGATAAATAATTCGCTCTTAATTAGTAAAATACACAATAATAATTTTACTTTTGTTTAAATAAACCATTTTATAATTATATAATGAAAAAAACTACCCTTTTATTATTAGTAAGTTTTACAGTTTTTTCTGCTTTTAGTCAGAACAAATTTTGGACATCCAACTTGGCTGATAAAACTGATTTTTCAGAAAAAGAACTGTATGTTAGAAAATCTGAACCAACTGAATTTAAAATGTATAATTTAAAGTTAGATCAAATTCAGATAATGTTAAGTAATGTATCTTCTAAATCTACTCAAGTTATAGATTTACCTACAATTAATGGTAAAATAGAAAAATTTACTGTTAAAGAAGCTAGTGTAATTGCGCCTGAATTGGCTGCAAAATATCCAATGATAAAATCTTATGTTGGGCAAGGTATTTCAGACCCAAGCATGATTGCTAGATTTAGTATTGGAACAGATGGTTTGCATGCTGTTATTTATTCTGGAGATAAAGAAACTTATTATGTGGATCCTTATACAAGAAGTAATACAAATTACATTGCATACAAAAGAAGTAGTTTAGAAAATAACGATTTAGACTATCAATGTTTAGTAGATGATTCTCAAGTTTCTACTTTAACAAATAATACAAACGTAATAGAAAATGCAGACGATGGTAATTTAAGAACATATCGTTTGGCATTAGTTTCTAGTGCAGAATATTCAGAATTTCATTTAGAAAACCAAGGTGTAGAAAATTCTTTAGCAAATTTTCCTGCAATGAAGGCAGCTGTTTTATCAGCTATGAATACATCTATGACTAGAATTAATGGTGTTTATGAAAGAGATTTAGGAGTAAGAATGGTTATTGTACCAGATAATGATAAAATTATCTTTTTTCAAGCGAGTTCAGATGGTATTTCAGATGTAAATCAACCAAATATCGCAAGTACAATTATAGGTGAAGTACAAACTATTGCTGATAGAGAAATAGGAGATGCTAATTATGATATAGGACATATATTTACTATAAATGGGTCTGGTTTGGCAGGACTTGGAGTAGTTTGTGTTTCTGGTTCTAAAGCAAGAGGAGTTACTGGTAGAGCAGCACCAATAGGAGATCCTTATGATATCGATTATGTAGCACATGAAATGGGGCATCAGTTTGGGGCAACTCATACTCAAAATAATGATTGTAATAGAACAGATGCAACAGCTGTAGAGCCAGGAAGTGCCTCTACAATTATGGGATATGCAGGTATTTGTGCACCAAACGTACAAAGTAATAGTGATGATCATTTTCATGCTGTAAGCATAACACAGATGTGGAATAACATTCAAACTTCTGCAAACTGTGGAGCTTTAACTGCAACTAATAATGCAGCACCAACTGCAAATGCAGGAGCAGATTATTCTATACCAAGATTAACACCTTTTGTCTTAAAAGGTCAAGGTACAGATGTTAATGAAGGTAATGTATTAACGTACAATTGGGAGCAATTAGATACAGAAATAGCTACAATGCCACCTTCAGAAACAAGTAATGCAGGTCCTACTTTTAGATCTATTCCTTCATCTACATCTCCAGATAGATATATGCCAGCTTTAGCAACTGTTGTTGGAGGTAGCACATCATCTACATGGGAAGTATTATCAGCTATGAACAGAGATTATAATTTTGCATTGGTAGTAAGAGATAACAATCCTGGAGGAGGAAGTAGCGCAAGAGACGATGTGAAAATTTCTTCGGTTTTTGGAAACATATTTTCAGTTACTTCACAAAATACAACAACAACTTGGGACAAAGAAACTACACAAACAGTTACATGGGAAGTTGCAGGTTCTAACCAAGCACCAGTAAATTGCTTAAAAGTAAATATTAGATTGTCTATAGACGGAGGTGTAACATTTCCTATATTATTAGCATCTAATACAGATAACGATGGTACAGAAGATATTACTGTGCCAGATAATGGTACTACCAAAGCAAGAATTATGGTAGAAGCTGCAGATAATATTTTTTATAATGTAAATGCTGTAGAATTTACTATTAATGGAGCAGTTGCTTCTACAAAAGATTTTGCTTTTGATGGATTTAACTTGTATCCAAATCCTTCTAAAGGAACTTTTAACTTGAATTTTGATGTTGTTAACACAGATAAAGTTTCTGTTCAATTGTTTGATCTTAGAGGAAGATTAATCAATCAAAAAGATTTCTTTAACACAAAAGCAAATTTTTCTGAACAAATTACTTTTAACAAAACAACTTCTGGTTTGTATTTAGTGAAAATTACAAATGGAAATAAGCAAACAACTAGAAAATTAGTTATTGAATAATTTTTTTTCAGTATAATTTAAGCCGATTGTAGCAATACAATCGGTTTTTTTATGAACTAAATTTAAAAGAGTTTCGTTATCATTATAATTCAAACTATTTTTGTAAAATGTCAATTAA harbors:
- a CDS encoding reprolysin-like metallopeptidase produces the protein MKKTTLLLLVSFTVFSAFSQNKFWTSNLADKTDFSEKELYVRKSEPTEFKMYNLKLDQIQIMLSNVSSKSTQVIDLPTINGKIEKFTVKEASVIAPELAAKYPMIKSYVGQGISDPSMIARFSIGTDGLHAVIYSGDKETYYVDPYTRSNTNYIAYKRSSLENNDLDYQCLVDDSQVSTLTNNTNVIENADDGNLRTYRLALVSSAEYSEFHLENQGVENSLANFPAMKAAVLSAMNTSMTRINGVYERDLGVRMVIVPDNDKIIFFQASSDGISDVNQPNIASTIIGEVQTIADREIGDANYDIGHIFTINGSGLAGLGVVCVSGSKARGVTGRAAPIGDPYDIDYVAHEMGHQFGATHTQNNDCNRTDATAVEPGSASTIMGYAGICAPNVQSNSDDHFHAVSITQMWNNIQTSANCGALTATNNAAPTANAGADYSIPRLTPFVLKGQGTDVNEGNVLTYNWEQLDTEIATMPPSETSNAGPTFRSIPSSTSPDRYMPALATVVGGSTSSTWEVLSAMNRDYNFALVVRDNNPGGGSSARDDVKISSVFGNIFSVTSQNTTTTWDKETTQTVTWEVAGSNQAPVNCLKVNIRLSIDGGVTFPILLASNTDNDGTEDITVPDNGTTKARIMVEAADNIFYNVNAVEFTINGAVASTKDFAFDGFNLYPNPSKGTFNLNFDVVNTDKVSVQLFDLRGRLINQKDFFNTKANFSEQITFNKTTSGLYLVKITNGNKQTTRKLVIE
- a CDS encoding mechanosensitive ion channel family protein, with the translated sequence MKLLTLKLESDFNFLQNLWGDFVDFLPQLLKGIAFLIIGWLLIKFILFIIKKALGFTNIDSLPEKLNVDEIFGNSSLKIQPTKIIVTVIKWILILVFIIVGSELLGLRMISEQLSNLISYLPKLISALIIFAIGIYVANLVKNALTSLFKSLELTGGNLVGNIAFYIIAIVVSVTALNQAGINTDLITNNLSIILGAILASFTIAFGLGSRDVIKRLLFGYYSRKNIQVGQTIKVEGLEGVVESIDNICLILLTKNGKLVLPIKDIVDNKIEIIN
- a CDS encoding response regulator transcription factor — protein: MNKVKVLLAEDEASLGMIVKESLESRDFVVFHAENGEKAYEVYQTEKPDILVLDVMMPLKDGFTLAKEIRLENKHIPIIFLTAKSQTSDVLEGFNNGGNDYLKKPFSMEELIVRIKSLLNRIELKPNIENIKIGNYTFNFTKQTLIHSSEIVQLTHREAELLFYLVEKKNEVLDRTFILNKLWGNDDFFNARSMDVFISKLRKKLRNDDTIQIMNVRGFGYKLLC
- a CDS encoding GLPGLI family protein, producing the protein MKSIFIFLLAFVTVTTFAQKDFQGKATYMSKTTMDMSNFGRGGRQMSEAQKKQIAERMKSMLEKTFILSFNKTASIYKEDAKLAAPTADGGRGFRFGGFAGGGTKYKNTKENVALESTELFGKKFLISDKMEQPKWELGSETKQIGNYTCFKATLIKDVDPLDFSNMRRRGNRNNDKDETKKDSTKVTKLSEEIEIPKQVEVTAWYTPQIPVSNGPAEYWGLPGLILEINSGRTTVLCTEIIINPAEKEDIEKPTKGKKITREEYNTTVKEKMEEMRERFSGGRNGGRRGGRF
- a CDS encoding deoxynucleoside kinase, whose translation is MHVAIAGNIGAGKTTLTKLLAKHYKWKPHFESVDENPYLDDFYGEMERWSFNLQVYFLNSRFRQILELRETGKNIIQDRTIYEDAHIFAPNLHAMGLMTNRDFSNYSSLFELMENLVTPPDLLIYLRADISTLVGQIHKRGRDYENSISIDYLSRLNERYEAFISTYTKGKLLIIDVDNLDFVENQEDLGYIIDRIDAQINGLF
- a CDS encoding GLPGLI family protein; translation: MKSIITVFAVLITFAFNAQNFQGKAIYKTSSKSNFKIGDEKGVSDKMQEELRKRIQKMSQKTFVLEFDKHSSTYKEEVQLEAPKPQLGTGVKVFSFGGSGASDVYFKNVKENRFANQTEIQGKRFLVKDTLPSYSWELSSETKNIGNYTCYKATFSKEEEKINHIIKDGESVEEKKKETVVTTAWYTTQIPVNNGPKNYQGLPGFVLEINDGKTTIVCTEIILNPSEKNSIDEPLKGKVVSLKEYHKIKEEKTKEMMEKFKSRNGFDIGNGINIKMGG
- a CDS encoding TonB-dependent receptor; protein product: MKKLLLVTIFMVTLVSTAQVKLTGIVKDSIGEPLEMANVLAINNKTKKMTSYGFTDAKGRYKLDLDKNATFDVKISYVGMKSSDFEVETKEIDIVKNVTLYEDNMLDGINIVSKMPVTISGDTIIYNADSFKNGSERKLEDVLKKIPGMEVNDEGEIEVEGKKVGKLMVDGKDFFDGDTKLATKNIPANAVDKVQVLKNYGEVGQLSGVQNNEDNIAINIKLKEGKKNFWFGDVTAGGGDSDRESLYLFQPKLFYYSPKYSINFIGDLNNIGEVAFSGRDARNFGGGFRAPSNNSGTSINLGGNNSIGLLTLQNNRANSIESKLAASNFSYSPKSTLDISGFAIFSNSTVETLQNTSVLYTDPSLGIPDENTESKSIQDTNSGLLKFSVNYKPNVNNQLDYDIYGRMSKETQNQDFFSSNLGNIDQIEKGTPFSINQNFNYYYTLNEKNIFAISAQSLIQDEDPIYNAILQDKASYSDTGDALGLDDMQSGYDINQNKRVKTNQIDAKLDYWNVLNDKSNINLTLGTIYSKQNFDSDIFQRLDDGTEFDGTPTINNGLDTNNIDYRFTDVYLGTHYQFKTGKFTITPGFTAHLYNVENNQFNIDYVDNFFRVLPDFNMRIQLKQSENISLNYQMQTQFTDVNQFAKGLVLNSYNSIFSGNPILENALAHNASLRYFSFNMFNYTNVFAALNYNKRIDQVTTNAEFIPGSVVSVRSPDNSEFANESLTFSGRFQKTFRKYRASVNANLSYSKFVQEVNSNISNNENYTQNYRASFGTNFRKAPNVTLNYSFTLQDLDQGQRRTKRYTNAPSVEFDAYIWEKLTFRTKYSYTGLTDGTSTLNSFDFWDASLIYRTNKDSKWEYQVKATNLLDTRSQSSANAGSFSVNTVDYFIQPRFLTFRLIYQL
- a CDS encoding sensor histidine kinase yields the protein MNTKKYQWIFYFITATIVTTIAVQFYWNYKNYEENKQRVTNEIQLSLDNAVEEYYSTLAKNDFLTIIDSNNLDSEENSHEKHTLDSIIKKLKKNTSKNEEAKITINNIKISSDENLSKDQIDSMLNSTKNFVAKFNEKGDSLEKNKKNSVKIISQFTDDKNGYTLHENGTKTAIKYFKGKKAADSLKFFTNLKPIFISFLDQSVAYEKIDSLIEKQLKQKGLDIKTSFHHLKNDTLFHQTNDTILNSEIFSVSSKSTYVKKDEAFKLLYNNPNYEALKRSSLGILLSLLLSLLIISCLFYLLKIINQQKNLAAIKNDLISNITHEFKTPIATVSTAIEAIENFNVLDDKEKTKKYLSMSSLQLKKLHQMVEKLLETATLDSEQLILKKEKINIVEIIEKLVGKHKMLANNKDLFFSTNVEPIYLNIDVFHFENVISNLVDNAIKYGGNTIEININSILNTTEITVADDGNGIEKSQQEKIFDKFYRVPKGNTHDVKGFGIGLYYCKKIIEKHLGNISLSSTKNNTIFKINLPNE